From Microbacterium invictum, the proteins below share one genomic window:
- a CDS encoding glycerophosphodiester phosphodiesterase family protein: MPRRTPLVIGHRGAPGYRPEHTRSSYDLALELGVDAVEPDIVVSRDGVLVVRHENEIGSTTDVATRAEFAGRRTTKTIDGTALTGWFAEDFTWDELATLRCRERLPQLRAGSASFDDTQPVLRLRDVLDLVSRASLDQGREIGVVLEIKHATYMAGLGFDLAGLIAAELHAAGWADGRLPLIVESFEGTILDEVRDHGIRGTYIFLCESSGRPFDLVAAHGRHAPTYRSLLQPEGLDALAGRVDGISLDKRIILAPDRRGRATGPAPVVADAHARGMRVFTWTCRPENAFLIGQFRRGRDKAAFGCYESEWQLIVDAGVDGVFVDHPDLGVGIFR, from the coding sequence ATGCCGCGCCGCACACCGCTCGTCATCGGACACCGCGGCGCCCCCGGCTACCGCCCCGAGCACACCCGGTCGTCGTACGACCTCGCCCTCGAGCTGGGGGTGGATGCCGTGGAGCCCGACATCGTGGTCAGCAGAGACGGCGTGCTCGTCGTCCGTCACGAGAACGAGATCGGCTCGACCACCGACGTGGCCACCCGCGCCGAGTTCGCCGGACGCCGCACCACGAAGACCATCGACGGCACCGCGCTGACCGGCTGGTTCGCCGAGGACTTCACCTGGGACGAGCTGGCCACCCTTCGCTGCCGGGAGCGGCTGCCCCAGCTGCGGGCCGGCAGCGCGAGCTTCGACGACACCCAGCCGGTGCTGCGGCTGCGCGACGTGCTCGACCTCGTCTCCCGGGCATCGCTGGATCAGGGCCGCGAGATCGGCGTGGTCCTCGAGATCAAGCACGCCACCTACATGGCCGGCCTCGGGTTCGACCTCGCCGGACTCATCGCCGCCGAGCTGCACGCGGCGGGATGGGCCGACGGACGGCTGCCGCTGATCGTCGAGTCCTTCGAGGGCACGATCCTCGACGAGGTGCGCGACCACGGCATCCGGGGAACGTACATCTTCCTCTGCGAGTCGTCGGGCCGTCCCTTCGACCTCGTCGCCGCGCACGGCCGGCACGCGCCCACGTACCGCTCGCTGCTGCAGCCGGAGGGGCTCGACGCGCTGGCCGGCCGGGTCGACGGCATCAGCCTCGACAAGCGCATCATCCTCGCCCCCGACCGGCGCGGACGCGCCACCGGCCCCGCCCCGGTCGTCGCCGACGCGCACGCACGCGGAATGCGGGTGTTCACCTGGACGTGCCGCCCCGAGAATGCCTTCCTCATCGGCCAGTTCCGGCGTGGACGCGACAAGGCGGCGTTCGGGTGCTACGAGTCCGAATGGCAGCTGATCGTGGATGCCGGGGTCGACGGCGTCTTCGTCGATCACCCCGACTTGGGCGTCGGCATCTTCCGCTGA
- a CDS encoding Bax inhibitor-1/YccA family protein, translated as MASSNFAFNNPAFQEQRPGLTPPAATQAGATQTSAASHATVDAAANAQLEGMYAAPPAGSIDTGRMTVEDTVVKTLGLFAILLVTAVVGWMWTMSPVTAANPEPTIMPWIIGALGGFVMAMVVIFSSRKKIRPALIFAYAAFEGLFVGGISAYFEMIWPGIVLQATLATLSVVGVTLALFASGKIRASKKATKIFLIAMVGYLVFSLINVVMMMFGAFPAGSAGPFGMLSQPVFGIPLGLIIGVLVVIMAAYSLVLDFDSIQQGVRNGAPRQFGWLGGFGIMVTVVWLYVEILRMIAILRGSN; from the coding sequence ATGGCCTCCAGCAACTTCGCATTCAACAACCCCGCGTTCCAAGAGCAGCGCCCGGGCCTGACCCCGCCCGCAGCGACGCAGGCCGGCGCCACGCAGACCTCCGCAGCCTCGCACGCGACGGTCGACGCCGCCGCCAACGCGCAGCTGGAGGGCATGTACGCCGCCCCGCCGGCCGGCTCCATCGACACCGGTCGCATGACCGTCGAGGACACCGTCGTCAAGACGCTCGGCCTGTTCGCGATCCTCCTGGTGACCGCCGTCGTCGGCTGGATGTGGACGATGTCGCCGGTGACCGCCGCGAACCCCGAGCCCACGATCATGCCGTGGATCATCGGCGCGCTCGGCGGGTTCGTGATGGCGATGGTCGTCATCTTCAGCTCACGCAAGAAGATCCGCCCCGCGTTGATCTTCGCCTACGCGGCCTTCGAGGGACTGTTCGTCGGCGGCATCTCGGCCTACTTCGAGATGATCTGGCCCGGCATCGTGCTGCAGGCCACGCTCGCCACCCTGTCGGTCGTGGGTGTCACGCTGGCGTTGTTCGCGAGCGGCAAGATCCGCGCGTCGAAGAAGGCCACCAAGATCTTCCTGATCGCGATGGTCGGCTACCTCGTGTTCTCGCTGATCAACGTCGTCATGATGATGTTCGGCGCCTTCCCGGCCGGCAGTGCGGGCCCCTTCGGCATGCTGAGCCAGCCGGTCTTCGGCATCCCGCTCGGCCTCATCATCGGCGTCCTGGTGGTCATCATGGCCGCGTACTCGCTCGTGCTCGACTTCGACTCGATCCAGCAGGGCGTCCGCAACGGTGCGCCCCGCCAGTTCGGCTGGTTGGGCGGATTCGGCATCATGGTCACCGTCGTGTGGCTGTACGTCGAGATCCTCCGCATGATCGCGATCCTGCGCGGCAGCAACTGA
- a CDS encoding dipeptide ABC transporter ATP-binding protein: MTLTAPAAHDLARIDDPAPTLAVRGLSVSYRRDHDTRTVVDDVTFTVPRGETVALVGQSGSGKSSIALAAAGLLPVNGAVAGGSIEFEGRDVTGFGDREWRRLRGRDIGFIPQDPLSSLDPLQTIGSRLRGELRRRGVPRAERTAGAVDLLQRVGIADAVHKLGRYPHELSGGQLQRVLIAIAIAGTPRLLIADEPTSALDVTVQRTILDLIDDLRVDLGLSVLFITHDLALARDRAERIAVLHNGRLVDHGPTALVLDDPADDYTRVLFTNAPALSPDRYADRLRAVAASHPLAVSVSGLVKRFAGTPAPAVAGVDLAVRRGSIHALVGESGSGKSTIARIVAGLESFDAGAVKVGERALAPDPPSSNPHARQLQLVYQNPLSALDPRLPVRRLIEEPIGLATGAGAADRKRKVDEALDRVALSHELLDRRPAELSGGQRQRVAIARALALSPEIFVLDEPTSALDVTVQAQIIDLLMELRDRDGLTYLFISHDLSLVRQIAEEVSVLEHGRLVEHAPTRELFARPREAYTRRLIDAIPGRVAVAEEDAAA; this comes from the coding sequence ATGACACTCACCGCACCTGCCGCGCACGACCTCGCGCGCATCGACGACCCCGCCCCGACCCTGGCCGTCCGCGGCCTGTCGGTCTCGTACCGCCGCGACCACGACACGCGGACCGTGGTGGACGACGTGACCTTCACCGTGCCGCGCGGCGAGACCGTCGCTCTGGTCGGTCAGTCGGGCTCGGGCAAGTCGAGCATCGCGCTCGCCGCCGCCGGACTGCTGCCGGTGAACGGCGCGGTGGCCGGCGGGTCGATCGAGTTCGAGGGCAGGGATGTCACCGGCTTCGGCGACCGCGAGTGGCGCCGTCTGCGCGGGCGCGACATCGGGTTCATCCCGCAGGATCCACTCAGCTCGCTCGACCCGCTCCAGACGATCGGCTCGCGCCTGCGCGGCGAGCTGCGGCGCCGCGGCGTGCCGCGCGCCGAGCGCACCGCCGGTGCCGTCGACCTGCTGCAGCGAGTGGGCATCGCCGATGCCGTGCACAAGCTGGGCCGGTACCCGCACGAGCTGTCGGGCGGTCAGCTGCAGCGCGTGCTCATCGCCATCGCGATCGCCGGCACGCCGCGGTTGCTGATCGCCGACGAGCCCACCTCGGCGCTCGACGTCACCGTGCAGCGCACGATCCTCGACCTGATCGACGACCTGCGCGTCGACCTCGGGCTCTCCGTCCTGTTCATCACGCACGACCTCGCGCTGGCCCGCGACCGCGCCGAACGGATCGCCGTGCTGCACAACGGGCGCCTCGTCGACCACGGCCCGACCGCGCTGGTGCTGGACGACCCCGCCGACGACTACACGCGCGTGCTGTTCACCAACGCCCCCGCGCTCAGTCCCGACCGCTACGCGGACCGGCTGCGCGCGGTCGCGGCATCCCACCCCCTTGCCGTGTCCGTCTCGGGACTCGTCAAGCGGTTCGCGGGGACGCCGGCACCTGCCGTCGCCGGCGTGGATCTGGCCGTGCGGCGGGGGAGCATCCACGCGCTGGTGGGCGAGTCCGGCTCGGGCAAGTCGACCATCGCGCGCATCGTGGCCGGGCTGGAGTCGTTCGACGCCGGAGCGGTGAAGGTGGGCGAGCGCGCGCTCGCGCCCGACCCGCCTTCATCGAACCCGCACGCGCGACAGCTGCAGCTCGTGTACCAGAACCCGCTGTCGGCGCTGGACCCGCGGCTGCCGGTGCGGCGACTGATCGAAGAGCCGATCGGCCTGGCCACCGGCGCCGGCGCGGCCGACCGCAAGCGCAAGGTCGACGAGGCGCTGGACCGCGTCGCCCTGTCGCACGAGCTGCTCGACCGGCGCCCCGCGGAGCTCTCGGGCGGACAGCGGCAGCGGGTCGCGATCGCCCGGGCGCTCGCGCTGAGCCCCGAGATCTTCGTGCTCGACGAGCCGACCTCGGCCCTCGACGTCACCGTGCAGGCGCAGATCATCGACCTGCTCATGGAGCTGCGCGACCGGGACGGGTTGACCTACCTGTTCATCTCGCACGACCTGAGTTTGGTGCGCCAGATCGCCGAGGAGGTCTCGGTGCTCGAGCACGGCCGCCTCGTGGAGCACGCCCCGACCCGCGAGCTGTTCGCCCGCCCGCGCGAGGCCTACACGCGGCGCCTGATCGACGCGATCCCGGGCCGCGTGGCCGTCGCGGAGGAGGACGCGGCCGCGTAG
- a CDS encoding ABC transporter permease → MSQLTADAPVAAVAARRPRNTRRLAAFDIAALAFLLVLAVAVAAPGLLSPYDPLEVAPGQTLQSPSLTHLFGTDYLGRDLYTRVVHGTGRTLLASFIAVVIGLGVGSLLGLIAAYFGRTADTVISRIVDVLLSIPGLLLSMVIVVALGFGSVNAAIAVGIASVAMFARLMRSEVLRVRALTFVESARHLGVRPVGVLWHHVLPNSYGPVLSMTTLQFGASILWIAALSFLGYGAPPPQPEWGLLVAEGREYISSNPTLTLLPGLVIILTVLSISRVSRLLSHVPNGADA, encoded by the coding sequence ATGAGTCAGCTCACCGCCGATGCGCCGGTCGCCGCTGTCGCCGCGCGCCGACCCCGGAACACACGGCGCCTGGCCGCCTTCGACATCGCCGCGCTCGCCTTCCTGCTGGTGCTCGCCGTGGCCGTGGCGGCGCCGGGGCTGCTGTCGCCGTACGACCCGCTCGAGGTCGCTCCCGGCCAGACCCTGCAGTCGCCGAGCCTCACCCACCTGTTCGGCACCGACTACCTGGGGCGCGACCTCTACACCCGGGTCGTCCACGGCACGGGGCGCACGCTCCTGGCATCCTTCATCGCGGTCGTCATCGGGCTGGGCGTCGGATCGCTCCTCGGGCTCATCGCGGCCTACTTCGGGCGGACCGCCGACACCGTCATCAGCCGCATCGTCGACGTGCTGCTGTCGATTCCCGGCCTGCTGCTGTCGATGGTCATCGTCGTCGCGCTCGGGTTCGGCTCGGTCAATGCGGCGATCGCGGTCGGCATCGCGTCGGTGGCGATGTTCGCCCGGCTCATGCGCTCGGAGGTGCTGCGCGTACGCGCGCTCACATTCGTGGAGTCCGCACGTCACCTCGGCGTGCGGCCGGTCGGAGTGCTGTGGCACCACGTGCTGCCGAACTCATACGGGCCGGTGCTGTCGATGACCACGCTGCAGTTCGGCGCCTCGATCCTGTGGATCGCCGCGCTGAGCTTCCTCGGCTACGGCGCCCCGCCGCCCCAGCCCGAGTGGGGTCTGCTGGTGGCCGAGGGTCGCGAGTACATCTCGTCCAACCCCACGCTGACCCTGCTGCCGGGTCTCGTGATCATCCTCACCGTGCTGTCGATCAGCCGCGTGAGCCGCCTCCTCTCGCACGTACCGAACGGAGCCGACGCATGA
- a CDS encoding ABC transporter permease subunit: MSPSVIVRRLGQSLLVVALTYVFVYAVLFLLPGDPIESRINNPQNPIPEDQARVIINYYNLDKPPLEQFWISVQRVLTGDLGYSLKDGRSVNDLMAQGIGETLALATLALVFSVALALLIALVAVFAPWPRLRGAVRALPVLALATPGFLIGLILLQVFAYQLGWFSSIRDEGFKSLLLPAATLAIGVSAPIAQVLIQGLTRASKEPFVTVLRASGTAPGWIIGRHVLKNGAIPAITLLGLTVGELLAGSVIAETIFSRTGLGFLTEQSVRAQDGPVVLAVVMFVSIVFTTVNLITDLVYPLIDPRLAARRAARATGPAGAGEDDSTAIRVAVGAGVTAEPPASTREGAHS, translated from the coding sequence GTGTCGCCGTCCGTGATCGTGCGGCGCCTGGGCCAGTCGCTGCTGGTCGTCGCCCTCACCTACGTGTTCGTCTACGCGGTGCTGTTCCTCCTGCCGGGCGACCCGATCGAGAGCCGCATCAACAACCCGCAGAACCCGATCCCCGAAGACCAGGCGCGGGTGATCATCAACTACTACAACCTCGACAAGCCGCCGCTGGAGCAGTTCTGGATCTCGGTGCAGCGCGTGCTGACCGGCGACCTCGGCTACTCGCTGAAGGACGGGCGCAGCGTCAACGATCTCATGGCGCAGGGCATCGGCGAGACGCTCGCACTGGCCACGCTCGCGCTCGTGTTCTCGGTCGCGCTGGCTCTGCTCATCGCGCTCGTGGCGGTGTTCGCGCCGTGGCCGCGGCTGCGCGGCGCGGTCCGCGCCCTGCCGGTGCTGGCGCTGGCGACCCCGGGCTTCCTGATCGGCCTGATCCTGCTGCAGGTGTTCGCCTACCAGCTCGGGTGGTTCTCGTCGATCCGCGACGAGGGCTTTAAGTCGCTCCTGCTGCCGGCGGCGACGCTGGCGATCGGGGTGAGCGCGCCGATCGCGCAGGTGCTGATCCAGGGCCTCACCCGGGCCTCGAAGGAGCCGTTCGTCACGGTGCTGCGCGCGTCGGGCACCGCACCGGGATGGATCATCGGGCGGCACGTCCTGAAGAACGGTGCGATCCCCGCCATCACGCTGCTGGGCCTGACGGTCGGCGAACTGCTGGCCGGGTCGGTGATCGCCGAGACGATCTTCTCGCGCACCGGCCTCGGGTTCCTCACCGAGCAGTCCGTGCGGGCGCAGGACGGCCCGGTCGTCCTCGCCGTCGTCATGTTCGTCTCGATCGTGTTCACCACGGTGAACCTGATCACCGACCTCGTCTACCCGCTCATCGACCCGCGACTGGCCGCGCGGCGCGCCGCACGCGCCACCGGGCCGGCGGGCGCGGGCGAGGACGACAGCACCGCGATCCGCGTGGCTGTGGGCGCCGGCGTGACCGCCGAGCCGCCGGCATCCACCCGCGAAGGAGCCCATTCATGA
- a CDS encoding ABC transporter substrate-binding protein → MSIRPRRLIIAAVGALASGALMVGCAAPTATGTQSTDKAGGSLVYLDAELSSNTQLQSSGTWQDSGYITNITDRLIYRDPATGELLPYIASDWTVSDDGLVYTFEIVDGVTYSDGTPLDAASVQRNLEWQAYGDEEKGIPADNWFPEVASVTSDEAAQTVTVTLTAPYAPFLNVLSFWRTSLVADATIDATLEAQSQITGIIGSGPFVVESEKYGEEIVFAKRSGYDWAPPSLEHQGEAYLDEIVVIPVTEDSVRLGSLKSGESDLIRYIQPSEEAGLEAAGITVVGIQGAGNVNIWDVRQSAPFVDDINVRRALQHGIDRQQIIDDLYTENWQVATSTVTPTTFGYVDLSAELVYDPDESNRLLDEAGWTEVDADGYRTKDGERLHLLTYVDVFDSTAKPLFQLVQWQLKKLGIELEIKETDYANYSTILANPDVAVRRNGWPEADAWVRQNVNYNSTQSNLYGFAQADETLDGLYAAQAVATSDQERAEIVGEIQRHVIDQAYGLPIIDDTQVFGIQPHIHDFGTTYEARPWFYDTWTEKK, encoded by the coding sequence ATGAGCATTCGCCCCCGTCGCCTCATCATCGCCGCCGTCGGCGCACTGGCATCCGGAGCCCTCATGGTCGGCTGCGCCGCGCCCACCGCCACCGGCACGCAGAGCACCGACAAGGCCGGCGGCAGCCTTGTGTACCTCGACGCCGAGTTGTCGAGCAACACCCAGCTGCAGTCGAGCGGCACCTGGCAGGACAGCGGGTACATCACCAACATCACCGACCGGCTGATCTACCGCGATCCGGCCACCGGCGAACTGCTGCCCTACATCGCCTCGGACTGGACCGTCTCGGACGACGGCCTGGTCTACACATTCGAGATCGTCGACGGCGTCACCTACAGCGACGGCACCCCGCTCGACGCCGCGAGCGTGCAGCGCAACCTCGAGTGGCAGGCATACGGCGATGAGGAGAAGGGCATCCCGGCCGACAACTGGTTCCCCGAGGTCGCCTCGGTCACCTCGGACGAGGCCGCTCAGACGGTCACCGTGACCCTCACCGCCCCGTACGCGCCGTTCCTCAACGTGCTGTCGTTCTGGCGCACGTCGCTGGTCGCCGACGCCACGATCGACGCGACCCTCGAAGCCCAGTCGCAGATCACCGGCATCATCGGCTCGGGGCCGTTCGTCGTCGAATCCGAGAAGTACGGCGAGGAGATCGTGTTCGCCAAGCGCTCCGGCTACGACTGGGCGCCGCCGAGCCTCGAGCACCAGGGCGAGGCGTACCTCGACGAGATCGTCGTCATCCCCGTCACCGAGGACAGCGTCCGGCTCGGGTCGCTCAAGTCGGGCGAGTCCGACCTCATCCGCTACATCCAGCCCAGTGAAGAGGCGGGGCTCGAAGCGGCCGGCATCACCGTCGTCGGTATCCAGGGCGCGGGCAACGTGAACATCTGGGATGTGCGCCAGTCGGCGCCGTTCGTCGACGACATCAACGTGCGACGCGCGCTGCAGCACGGCATCGACCGGCAGCAGATCATCGACGACCTCTACACCGAGAACTGGCAGGTCGCCACGAGCACGGTCACCCCGACGACCTTCGGCTACGTCGACCTCTCCGCCGAGCTGGTCTACGACCCCGACGAGTCGAACCGCCTTCTCGACGAAGCCGGATGGACCGAGGTGGATGCCGATGGCTACCGCACCAAGGACGGCGAGCGCCTGCACCTGCTGACCTACGTCGACGTGTTCGACAGCACCGCGAAGCCCCTGTTCCAGCTCGTGCAGTGGCAGTTGAAGAAGCTCGGCATCGAGCTCGAGATCAAAGAGACCGACTACGCGAACTACTCCACGATCCTCGCGAACCCTGACGTCGCGGTGCGCCGCAACGGCTGGCCGGAGGCCGACGCCTGGGTGCGCCAGAACGTCAACTACAACTCGACGCAGTCGAACCTGTACGGCTTCGCGCAGGCCGACGAGACGCTCGACGGACTGTACGCGGCGCAGGCGGTCGCGACCAGCGACCAGGAGCGCGCCGAGATCGTCGGCGAGATCCAGCGCCACGTGATCGACCAGGCCTACGGACTGCCGATCATCGACGACACGCAGGTGTTCGGCATCCAGCCGCACATCCACGACTTCGGCACCACCTACGAGGCGCGGCCGTGGTTCTACGACACCTGGACCGAGAAGAAGTAG
- a CDS encoding NtaA/DmoA family FMN-dependent monooxygenase (This protein belongs to a clade of FMN-dependent monooxygenases, within a broader family of flavin-dependent oxidoreductases, the luciferase-like monooxygenase (LMM) family, some of whose members use coenzyme F420 rather than FMN.): MAEKKRLILNLFEMNTVSHITHGLWRLPDNNRERFNDIDYWIELAQILEGGGFDGIFLADVVGAYDVFRGGPETALREGMQIPSNDPLLVVPAMAAVTKRLGFGVTFSTTYEPPFAFARRMSTLDHLTKGRIGWNIVTSYLPNAAQNFGLDQEVPHDQRYEIADEYLHVLYKLWEGSWDDDAVLRDRDGGLYTDPSKVRYIDHVGEHFRVKGPHLAEPSLQRTPVLFQATGSPAGIAFAGRHAEIVFTGGRSVEDFQRNAQAMRSAAVGQDRDAGDIKFIVQAGVVVGRTEAEAADKLRTYRAHQSLDGILAHSSLPVDLTAYPRETPLSEIPAASGRFPLPGATVGEALDKIIEGREDRFFVAGTPKVVADEIELWLDEAGIDGINLRQYHSFDTARDFAELVVPELRRRGRLREDEAPTTLRERLFGRGDRLPASHTGARYRGGANLGVPELALTV, from the coding sequence ATGGCCGAGAAGAAGCGTCTCATCCTGAACCTGTTCGAGATGAACACGGTCAGCCACATCACGCACGGGCTGTGGCGACTGCCCGACAACAACCGCGAGCGGTTCAACGACATCGACTACTGGATCGAGCTCGCACAGATCCTCGAGGGCGGCGGTTTCGACGGGATCTTCCTGGCCGACGTGGTCGGCGCGTACGACGTGTTCCGCGGCGGGCCCGAGACCGCACTGCGGGAGGGGATGCAGATTCCGAGCAACGACCCGCTGCTGGTCGTGCCGGCGATGGCCGCGGTCACCAAGCGGCTCGGCTTCGGCGTCACGTTCTCGACGACGTACGAGCCGCCGTTCGCGTTCGCGCGGCGGATGTCGACGCTCGACCACCTCACCAAGGGCCGGATCGGCTGGAACATCGTCACGTCGTACCTGCCGAACGCGGCGCAGAACTTCGGCCTCGACCAGGAGGTTCCGCACGACCAGCGCTACGAGATCGCCGACGAGTACCTGCACGTGCTGTACAAGCTGTGGGAGGGCTCATGGGATGACGACGCGGTCCTGCGCGATCGCGACGGCGGCCTGTACACCGACCCGTCGAAGGTGCGGTACATCGACCACGTCGGCGAGCACTTCCGGGTGAAGGGCCCCCACCTGGCGGAGCCCTCGCTGCAGCGGACGCCGGTGCTGTTCCAGGCGACCGGGTCGCCGGCGGGCATCGCCTTCGCCGGCCGGCATGCCGAGATCGTGTTCACGGGTGGCCGGTCCGTCGAAGACTTCCAGCGCAACGCGCAGGCGATGCGGTCGGCGGCTGTGGGTCAGGATCGGGATGCCGGTGACATCAAGTTCATCGTGCAGGCCGGGGTCGTCGTCGGTCGCACCGAAGCGGAGGCCGCCGACAAGCTGCGGACCTATCGGGCGCATCAGAGCCTCGACGGCATCTTGGCGCATTCGAGCCTGCCGGTGGATCTGACCGCGTATCCGCGTGAGACGCCGCTGTCGGAGATACCGGCTGCTTCGGGCCGTTTCCCCCTGCCCGGTGCGACGGTGGGCGAGGCGCTGGACAAGATCATCGAGGGGCGCGAGGATCGCTTCTTCGTCGCCGGAACGCCGAAGGTCGTCGCGGACGAGATCGAGCTGTGGCTCGACGAGGCGGGCATCGACGGCATCAACCTGCGGCAGTACCACTCGTTCGACACCGCCCGCGACTTCGCCGAGCTGGTCGTGCCCGAACTGCGTCGCCGCGGCCGGCTGCGCGAGGACGAGGCTCCGACGACGCTGCGCGAGAGGCTGTTCGGCCGCGGCGACCGGCTGCCCGCGTCGCACACCGGCGCCCGCTACCGCGGCGGCGCGAACCTGGGCGTGCCGGAGCTCGCGCTCACGGTCTGA
- a CDS encoding ornithine cyclodeaminase family protein, translated as MSSIPYLDAATVSERLTPTATVDALAAALAGGLDVEADSPRLFSGLARGEFLLMPAEVPGAVGIKVLTIAPDNPAAGHPKIQGHYLLFDAQTLAPTAIIDGTALTLARTPAVTTLAVTRLWGDRPIPTLLVLGSGPQAEAHVHWIAAHREIGRVLIAGRSPERAAPLVARLAAAGLNAGVVIDAAAAVAPATEVISTAAAVAAADVIICATSSAAPVLDGTLVRRDAVVAAIGSHGLDAREVDAALVDRADIVVEARASALRESGNLLSAQPREYWESHPPANLVDLVAGRVIRRAGHPALYSAVGMAWEDLVLARLLAD; from the coding sequence ATGAGTTCCATTCCGTATCTGGATGCCGCCACCGTCAGCGAGCGGCTCACTCCCACAGCCACGGTCGACGCGCTCGCCGCGGCACTGGCCGGCGGGCTCGACGTCGAAGCCGACTCCCCGCGTCTGTTCAGCGGGCTGGCGCGCGGCGAGTTCCTGCTGATGCCCGCCGAAGTGCCTGGCGCGGTGGGCATCAAGGTACTGACCATCGCCCCCGACAACCCCGCCGCGGGGCACCCCAAGATCCAGGGGCACTACCTGCTGTTCGACGCGCAGACGCTCGCGCCGACCGCCATCATCGACGGCACCGCCCTCACGCTCGCGCGGACGCCGGCCGTCACGACCCTCGCGGTCACGCGCCTGTGGGGCGATCGGCCCATCCCGACGCTGCTGGTGCTCGGCTCGGGTCCGCAGGCCGAGGCGCACGTCCACTGGATCGCCGCGCATCGCGAGATCGGCCGCGTGCTCATCGCCGGGCGTTCGCCCGAACGCGCCGCGCCGCTGGTCGCGCGGCTCGCGGCTGCAGGGCTGAACGCGGGTGTCGTCATCGACGCCGCCGCCGCTGTCGCGCCCGCGACCGAGGTCATCTCGACCGCTGCGGCCGTGGCGGCGGCGGACGTGATCATCTGCGCGACGTCGTCCGCGGCGCCGGTGCTCGACGGGACGCTCGTGCGCCGGGATGCCGTCGTCGCTGCCATCGGGTCGCACGGCCTCGACGCGCGCGAAGTGGATGCCGCGCTCGTGGACCGTGCCGACATCGTGGTCGAAGCGCGCGCGTCGGCGCTGCGCGAGTCGGGCAACCTGCTCAGCGCGCAGCCGCGCGAGTACTGGGAGTCGCACCCTCCCGCGAACCTCGTCGACCTCGTCGCCGGCCGGGTGATCCGCCGCGCCGGCCACCCTGCCCTGTACAGCGCGGTCGGCATGGCGTGGGAAGACCTGGTCCTCGCCCGCCTGCTCGCCGACTGA